Proteins encoded together in one Phycisphaerae bacterium window:
- a CDS encoding DUF1559 domain-containing protein, which produces MRERRFGISGFTLIELLVVVAIIAVLVSMLLPALSAARERAQSVVCMSNLKQLGHGFAIYEGEFNSLPLGFRGWTFRPDWYPWNDAASDPFPPGGYAYFAWYAEGIGDRFGRLAHGIGPYFKRDWTGDQKVFWCTKASGHSAGYAVNFPLGYAAYLGKNVTSSPDITPMLMCGWGYRVWSGGYGFDYTFVPVDNYWGWGGLGAQEFMSMAGCHGGSANFLFLDGHVVDQPLLGSASDYRNRWAFFGSDTSR; this is translated from the coding sequence ATGCGTGAGCGACGATTCGGGATATCGGGCTTTACACTGATCGAACTGCTGGTGGTGGTGGCGATCATCGCGGTGCTGGTCAGCATGCTGCTGCCGGCGCTGAGCGCGGCTCGGGAACGGGCCCAGTCGGTGGTCTGCATGAGCAACCTGAAGCAGTTGGGGCACGGCTTCGCGATTTACGAGGGCGAGTTCAATTCGCTGCCGCTTGGTTTTCGCGGGTGGACGTTTCGGCCGGACTGGTATCCGTGGAACGACGCGGCCAGCGACCCGTTCCCGCCCGGCGGTTACGCTTATTTCGCGTGGTACGCCGAGGGGATCGGCGATCGGTTTGGCCGGTTGGCGCACGGGATCGGGCCGTACTTCAAGCGTGACTGGACCGGGGACCAGAAGGTGTTCTGGTGCACCAAGGCCAGCGGGCACAGTGCCGGATACGCCGTCAATTTTCCTCTGGGGTATGCGGCGTATCTGGGAAAGAACGTGACTTCGTCTCCCGACATCACGCCGATGCTCATGTGCGGCTGGGGCTATCGTGTCTGGTCGGGCGGCTACGGGTTCGACTACACGTTCGTTCCCGTGGACAACTACTGGGGTTGGGGCGGTCTGGGGGCGCAGGAGTTCATGAGCATGGCCGGCTGTCACGGCGGATCGGCCAACTTTCTCTTTCTCGACGGGCACGTTGTCGATCAGCCGTTGCTGGGGTCCGCCTCGGACTACAGGAACCGCTGGGCGTTTTTCGGAAGCGATACATCCCGTTAG